One segment of Triticum aestivum cultivar Chinese Spring chromosome 2A, IWGSC CS RefSeq v2.1, whole genome shotgun sequence DNA contains the following:
- the LOC123186000 gene encoding uncharacterized protein, with translation MATFTGAPLPPADPGAEKPLARSAPATAPSDLANPGKKIRRPVPMTDEERNKIKDLKEQHRSGMEGLRESFQIHKELRHHHDELLFRRRCLAARLVSRIAFQRHDAAYIKHQRDLGLKLGDKLPEELKKIGPPMGAALVMWAEMCRALNIGMDSYIAECDNPEAFRGRMRSLGLIRDEKAAPHDCVAPQE, from the exons ATGGCCACTTTCACCGGAGCACCGCTCCCGCCAGCCGACCCCGGGGCGGAGAAGCCACTCGCCCGCTCCGCACCGGCGACTGCTCCTTCGGACCTCGCGAACCCAG GGAAGAAGATACGCCGCCCGGTGCCGATGACGGACGAGGAGCGGAACAAGATCAAGGACCTGAAGGAGCAGCACCGGTCAGGGATGGAGGGGTTACGAGAGTCTTTCCAGATACACAAGGAGCTGCGGCACCACCACGACGAACTCCTCTTCCGGCGGAGGTGCCTGGCCGCACGTCTAGTCAGCCGAATCGCCTTCCAGCGCCATGATGCTGCCTATATCAAGCATCAGCGTGACCTTGGCTTGAAGCTGGGGGATAAGTTGCCGGAGGAGCTCAAGAAGATTGGGCCACCAATGGGGGCGGCGCTCGTAATGTGGGCTGAGATGTGCAGGGCCCTGAACATAGGCATGGATAGCTACATTGCTGAGTGCGACAATCCGGAGGCGTTCCGGGGGAGGATGAGGTCGTTGGGGCTCATTCGTGATGAGAAGGCAGCTCCGCATGATTGTGTTGCCCCCCAAGAGTAG